A portion of the Myxococcales bacterium genome contains these proteins:
- a CDS encoding alpha/beta fold hydrolase: MYQAPAASVLARRSSLGLELRRTGESAVVVRVTRGGTAAALGIAAGDRIVALGGEPVRSSTHLVALTRACELGSHLHISVVRGAERLELAGPLLAAPVEQILGAELHLGHVTVGGHWLRTLRTAPTLVANTPVVLMLPGLGSGSCELSSDDNDPQRHLLAGLTRLGLATLRVERSGTGDSEGPPARERGFFDELAGWRAALDGLREEGVPVYLFGQSVGGMMAPLLAGESDGVTGVVVWGTSAQRWCDCITQAMVRQRRLRGTPDESEVAAWTELYRRVFREGATPADVFASAPALGGLEGPSCHGATMFGRHVSFFQELERLDLQRLWSTITAPLLVLHGALDWVCTPDEGRAVALAAGKHGRFVELPQLGHDLLRHENLHQSFHEPANGVWDGAVVAALKAWRATLPSR, encoded by the coding sequence ATGTACCAGGCGCCGGCGGCGAGCGTCCTCGCGCGGAGAAGCTCCTTGGGCCTCGAGCTCCGACGCACCGGGGAGAGCGCGGTGGTCGTGCGGGTGACACGAGGCGGCACGGCGGCGGCGCTGGGCATCGCCGCGGGTGATCGCATCGTGGCCTTGGGCGGAGAGCCGGTACGGTCGTCGACCCATCTTGTGGCTCTCACGAGGGCTTGCGAGTTGGGTTCGCACCTGCACATCAGCGTCGTGCGCGGGGCGGAGCGCCTCGAGCTTGCCGGGCCGCTCCTGGCGGCGCCGGTGGAGCAGATCCTGGGGGCCGAGCTGCACCTCGGACACGTGACCGTCGGGGGTCATTGGCTCCGAACACTGCGGACCGCGCCCACCCTCGTGGCCAACACGCCCGTGGTGCTCATGCTGCCGGGGCTTGGCTCCGGGTCATGTGAGCTGTCCTCCGACGACAACGATCCCCAACGACACTTGCTCGCCGGGCTGACGCGGTTGGGTCTAGCGACCTTGCGCGTGGAGCGAAGCGGCACCGGCGACAGCGAAGGGCCACCGGCTCGGGAGCGCGGCTTCTTCGACGAGCTCGCCGGCTGGCGAGCCGCGCTCGATGGGCTGCGCGAAGAGGGCGTGCCCGTTTATCTCTTCGGACAGAGCGTCGGGGGGATGATGGCTCCGCTCTTGGCCGGCGAGAGCGACGGCGTGACGGGGGTCGTCGTGTGGGGCACCTCGGCGCAACGTTGGTGCGACTGCATCACGCAGGCGATGGTGCGGCAGCGCCGACTACGCGGAACGCCCGACGAAAGCGAAGTCGCTGCGTGGACTGAGCTCTACCGACGTGTCTTTCGTGAGGGGGCGACCCCTGCCGACGTCTTCGCCAGCGCGCCAGCGCTCGGCGGCCTCGAGGGACCGTCGTGCCACGGGGCGACGATGTTCGGACGCCACGTGTCGTTCTTTCAGGAGCTCGAGCGCCTCGACTTGCAGAGGCTGTGGTCGACCATCACGGCACCGCTGTTGGTGTTGCACGGAGCCCTTGATTGGGTGTGCACGCCCGACGAGGGGCGCGCGGTAGCACTCGCGGCGGGCAAGCATGGGAGGTTCGTTGAGCTGCCGCAGCTCGGCCACGATCTCTTGCGCCACGAGAACCTGCACCAGAGCTTCCATGAGCCCGCGAACGGCGTGTGGGACGGCGCAGTTGTGGCCGCGCTCAAGGCGTGGCGCGCGACACTCCCGTCACGGTGA
- a CDS encoding glycosyltransferase has protein sequence MNVLAYTSPARGHLNPMMGPLLELARRGATVHVRTLEPAVAGVRAAGVHCLPIDPRIEAIALEDYRGTSPPDALRRTFDAWGRRAQLEVEDFRRAVRECAPDVALVDTTTFGAKAAAEALGLPWAESRPFLLEDAQPGVPVFPFGFKPARGALARARDWLLRHAVARLEARTRMPMINASRAAAGLPPLTTVANSRHRAPLTVYFTATPFEYERPMPKGVVMVGAADWEPAGDLPSDVPDRALVLVTCSSEYQDDAAIAAAALEGLPPADRLVVTTAGVDPAKLPARPGAIVRRYLPHGPLLERAAVVICHGGMGITQKALLHGVPVCVVPWARDQLEVAARVEVAGAGVALSRRRLTPERLAEAVARARRCVDGARRVREGYEKTGGSAAAADALERLARASAASSPGDGAPAKVRAESVKVVSSSNSL, from the coding sequence ATGAACGTTCTCGCCTACACGTCACCGGCACGCGGTCACCTCAATCCCATGATGGGGCCACTCTTAGAGCTCGCGCGGCGCGGCGCCACGGTCCACGTGCGAACGCTCGAGCCTGCCGTCGCGGGCGTGCGCGCCGCCGGCGTTCACTGCCTCCCCATCGATCCGCGCATCGAGGCCATTGCCCTCGAAGACTACCGCGGCACCTCGCCGCCAGACGCGCTCCGGCGCACGTTCGACGCGTGGGGGCGGCGCGCCCAGCTCGAGGTGGAGGACTTCCGTCGCGCCGTTCGCGAGTGCGCGCCCGACGTGGCGCTCGTCGACACGACGACGTTCGGGGCGAAGGCTGCGGCGGAGGCGCTCGGGTTGCCATGGGCCGAGTCGCGCCCGTTTCTGCTGGAAGACGCTCAGCCGGGGGTGCCCGTGTTCCCCTTTGGCTTCAAGCCAGCGCGCGGGGCGCTCGCGCGGGCTCGCGATTGGCTCTTGCGCCACGCGGTGGCGCGCCTCGAGGCGAGGACGCGCATGCCCATGATCAATGCGTCGCGCGCCGCTGCGGGGTTGCCTCCGCTGACGACCGTCGCTAACTCGCGCCATCGGGCACCGCTCACGGTCTACTTCACGGCGACGCCTTTCGAATACGAGCGACCCATGCCGAAGGGCGTCGTGATGGTTGGCGCTGCAGATTGGGAGCCGGCCGGAGACCTGCCGTCCGACGTCCCGGACCGCGCGCTCGTGCTGGTGACGTGCTCCTCGGAGTATCAAGACGACGCAGCCATCGCCGCCGCGGCCCTCGAAGGTCTCCCGCCGGCCGATCGCCTGGTCGTCACGACGGCCGGCGTCGACCCGGCGAAGCTGCCGGCGAGGCCAGGTGCGATCGTGCGGCGCTACCTCCCGCACGGTCCGCTGCTCGAGCGCGCCGCCGTCGTCATTTGCCACGGCGGGATGGGCATCACGCAGAAGGCGCTGCTCCACGGCGTGCCGGTGTGCGTGGTGCCCTGGGCGCGCGACCAGCTTGAGGTCGCCGCCCGCGTTGAGGTGGCCGGCGCTGGCGTGGCGCTCTCGCGGCGCCGCCTCACGCCCGAGCGCTTGGCGGAGGCCGTGGCGCGGGCTCGCCGGTGCGTCGACGGCGCTCGTCGCGTGCGAGAGGGCTACGAGAAGACCGGCGGTTCGGCGGCGGCTGCCGATGCGCTCGAGCGTCTCGCGCGCGCCAGTGCCGCGTCGAGCCCCGGCGATGGCGCGCCCGCAAAAGTGCGCGCCGAGAGCGTCAAGGTCGTCTCGTCATCAAATTCGCTCTAG
- a CDS encoding TerB family tellurite resistance protein, with translation MWPAFLRAVGLFDFLRAPSADDNDLVLLRAVRREMGAAPEDDAKIVAAVVGLLGQVAYWDRPYLPEEKAPIRNALAHVDELSPGGIENILRTLHNSISKIAEHEAREYARFLKELADRDLRLYVLDLLLDVAAADQNVSVAEMSLIRRLTEALGLSQAEYNASQARHEAHLASRRV, from the coding sequence GTGTGGCCCGCTTTTCTTCGAGCCGTGGGCCTCTTCGACTTCCTTCGCGCGCCGAGCGCCGACGACAACGATCTCGTCCTCCTTCGCGCGGTCCGCCGCGAGATGGGCGCGGCGCCAGAGGACGACGCGAAGATCGTGGCCGCGGTGGTGGGGCTCTTGGGCCAGGTGGCCTACTGGGACCGGCCCTACCTACCGGAAGAGAAGGCCCCCATTCGGAATGCACTCGCGCACGTCGATGAGCTGTCACCCGGCGGCATCGAGAACATCTTACGAACGCTGCACAACTCGATCTCCAAGATCGCCGAACACGAGGCGCGTGAGTACGCCCGCTTCTTGAAGGAGTTGGCCGACCGCGACCTGCGCCTCTACGTTCTGGACCTCCTGCTCGATGTGGCGGCGGCCGACCAAAACGTCAGCGTCGCCGAGATGAGCCTCATTCGCCGACTCACTGAGGCGCTCGGTCTCTCGCAGGCCGAGTACAACGCTTCGCAGGCCCGCCACGAGGCACACTTGGCCAGTCGCCGTGTCTGA
- a CDS encoding D-2-hydroxyacid dehydrogenase yields MAWRAERLHVFVPPHQSAQAARETLRSLAGAAGRELVFLDDLVAANVSAEDRAVGDEALLASSLPALDVLVCGRAPRPDWSAATRLRLVHFLGAGIDGFFPARGLPSNVVIANARGIHRDAMRDHVLAMLLAFERELPRLLAQQAAARWEPFPSGTLRGRTLVLVGLGEVGRPIAAAAAALGMLVVGVARRPRHDVPRPDGVVEVYGIEALGALLPRADYLVLAIPLTGETRGLFDEGALRRLRPDAVLINVSRGGVVDEVALMKALREDRLRGAALDVFAEEPLPSESPLWSTPNLLVTPHIAGAMQDYVERAFRVVLENVARLERGEAVTTPVDRAREY; encoded by the coding sequence ATGGCATGGCGCGCGGAGCGACTGCACGTCTTCGTGCCACCCCACCAAAGCGCGCAAGCCGCGCGCGAAACGCTGCGTAGCCTCGCCGGTGCCGCCGGGCGCGAGCTCGTCTTCCTCGATGACCTCGTGGCGGCGAACGTCAGCGCCGAGGACCGCGCCGTCGGTGACGAAGCGTTGCTAGCCTCGAGTCTGCCGGCTCTTGATGTCCTCGTTTGCGGGCGCGCGCCGCGGCCCGATTGGTCTGCCGCGACGCGTCTTCGCCTCGTCCACTTCCTCGGCGCGGGCATCGACGGCTTCTTTCCGGCGCGCGGACTCCCCTCCAACGTTGTCATCGCCAACGCGCGCGGCATTCACAGGGACGCCATGCGCGATCACGTGCTTGCCATGCTCTTGGCGTTCGAACGTGAGCTGCCACGGCTCCTCGCGCAGCAAGCGGCGGCGCGATGGGAGCCGTTCCCTTCCGGCACGCTGAGAGGGCGCACCCTCGTGCTCGTCGGCCTCGGTGAAGTAGGGCGCCCCATCGCCGCCGCGGCTGCGGCCCTTGGCATGTTGGTCGTTGGGGTGGCGCGAAGGCCACGCCACGACGTTCCGCGCCCGGACGGTGTGGTCGAGGTTTACGGCATCGAGGCGCTCGGTGCGCTCTTGCCACGGGCTGACTACCTCGTCCTCGCGATTCCACTCACCGGCGAGACGCGCGGCCTCTTCGATGAAGGCGCCCTTCGGCGCCTCAGGCCCGATGCGGTGCTCATCAACGTGTCGCGGGGCGGCGTCGTCGACGAGGTAGCCCTGATGAAGGCCCTCCGTGAAGACCGTCTGCGAGGCGCTGCCCTCGATGTCTTTGCGGAGGAGCCGCTGCCGTCAGAGAGCCCCCTTTGGAGCACGCCCAACCTCCTTGTGACGCCGCACATCGCCGGCGCCATGCAGGACTACGTCGAGCGCGCCTTTCGCGTCGTTCTTGAGAATGTCGCGAGGTTGGAGCGAGGCGAGGCGGTGACGACTCCCGTGGACCGGGCCCGCGAATATTGA
- a CDS encoding ADP-ribosylglycohydrolase family protein, whose product MPHSSSPISREERLRGALLGLLVGDALGVPYEFTAPEELPPMASLEMTPPPNFRRAHRSVPAGTWSDDGAQALCLLASLLDKGHLDLDDFAARLLAWYERGAFAVDGRVFDVGVQTSTALRALMGGASPRESGPALEKHNGNGSLMRVMPLALWHRGSDRELVRDAYDQSIVTHGHARSKVCCALYCLWSRAILEERQDPWRHATRVMRSMLGRGSAEEEALEEHIRPDEAARGSGSGYVVDTLRSARMVIDEGGSVEVTLKRAVALGHDTDTTACVVGGIVGARDGASAIPERWRAALRGQEILEPLLEALLRRR is encoded by the coding sequence ATGCCGCATTCGTCTTCTCCCATCTCGCGCGAAGAGCGCCTCCGCGGCGCTCTCTTGGGCCTGCTCGTGGGCGACGCGCTCGGCGTGCCCTACGAGTTTACGGCTCCCGAGGAGCTGCCGCCCATGGCGTCCCTCGAGATGACGCCTCCGCCGAACTTTCGCCGCGCGCACCGCTCGGTGCCTGCGGGCACCTGGTCCGACGACGGCGCGCAGGCGCTTTGCCTCTTGGCCTCGCTCCTCGACAAGGGGCACCTCGACCTCGACGACTTCGCGGCGCGGCTCCTCGCCTGGTATGAGCGGGGCGCCTTTGCGGTGGATGGCCGCGTCTTCGACGTCGGCGTGCAAACGAGCACGGCGCTCCGCGCGCTCATGGGCGGCGCATCGCCGCGCGAATCCGGCCCCGCTCTCGAGAAGCACAACGGCAACGGCTCGCTCATGCGCGTCATGCCGCTCGCGCTCTGGCATCGCGGCTCGGACCGAGAGCTCGTTCGCGACGCCTACGACCAATCGATCGTGACTCATGGGCACGCTCGTTCGAAGGTTTGCTGCGCTCTCTATTGCTTGTGGTCCCGCGCGATCCTCGAAGAGCGACAGGACCCGTGGCGTCACGCCACGCGCGTCATGCGCTCGATGCTCGGCCGCGGGAGCGCAGAGGAAGAGGCCCTCGAAGAGCACATTCGCCCCGACGAAGCGGCCCGTGGCTCGGGCTCCGGCTACGTGGTGGACACGCTGCGCTCCGCGCGAATGGTGATCGACGAAGGTGGTTCCGTGGAGGTCACCTTGAAGCGCGCGGTGGCGCTCGGCCACGACACCGACACGACGGCGTGCGTCGTGGGCGGCATCGTCGGCGCCCGCGACGGAGCATCCGCGATCCCGGAGCGGTGGCGCGCAGCCCTTCGCGGGCAAGAAATCTTGGAGCCGCTGCTCGAGGCGCTGCTTCGCCGCCGCTGA
- a CDS encoding SMI1/KNR4 family protein, with translation MSTSVRRTLLALLKPKALGFPADAPPKGAVAAFERGAKMKFPEAFRQFMTLHDGWLGLGSAALFSLDDQKAWRARMLGIDATFTGHPIGIDRSLGGILCLELSLVEDDDAPVVCIGESGADLAFESFTAMLEAALLARNMTVQPAKKGAAKAKAKPVKRAPTKGALGRSVAKKAAATKKVPSKTVTKTASKKESDAGRKRKSARR, from the coding sequence ATGAGCACCTCGGTTCGGCGCACGCTTCTCGCCCTCTTGAAGCCCAAGGCCCTTGGCTTTCCCGCCGACGCGCCGCCGAAGGGCGCCGTCGCCGCCTTCGAGCGTGGTGCGAAGATGAAATTCCCGGAGGCGTTTCGCCAGTTCATGACGCTGCACGACGGATGGCTAGGTCTCGGCTCGGCGGCGCTCTTCAGCCTCGACGACCAGAAGGCGTGGCGCGCTCGAATGCTCGGCATCGACGCCACGTTCACGGGCCACCCCATTGGCATCGATCGCTCCCTCGGCGGAATCCTGTGCCTCGAGCTCTCGCTCGTGGAAGACGACGACGCACCCGTCGTGTGCATCGGCGAGTCGGGCGCCGACCTCGCCTTCGAGAGCTTCACCGCGATGCTCGAGGCGGCGCTGCTCGCGCGGAACATGACGGTGCAACCGGCGAAGAAGGGCGCGGCAAAGGCCAAGGCGAAGCCCGTCAAGCGTGCGCCCACCAAAGGAGCGCTCGGGCGTAGCGTTGCCAAGAAGGCTGCGGCCACGAAGAAGGTTCCATCGAAGACGGTGACAAAGACCGCGTCGAAGAAGGAGTCGGACGCAGGGCGCAAGCGAAAGAGCGCGCGGCGGTAA
- a CDS encoding TetR/AcrR family transcriptional regulator, with protein sequence MKSRRPYAQVARAEETAKTREALLEVAVRLFRDEGELAPSLERVAELAGVSKRTLLRHFGSKDGLTDAAVAFGQARVAAQRAAPPGDVPRALRRLVAHYEELGDSVMRLLAAEERHAAARRVTDGGKALHRRWVEEVFAPDLAGRHRSDRELHVAALASVTDVYLWSLLRRRYGLSSEKTRHVMSALVERVRQGVS encoded by the coding sequence ATGAAATCGAGGCGCCCGTACGCGCAGGTGGCCCGAGCGGAGGAAACGGCGAAGACCCGCGAGGCGCTCCTCGAGGTCGCCGTTCGACTCTTTCGGGATGAAGGGGAGCTCGCTCCCTCCCTCGAGCGCGTCGCCGAGCTGGCCGGCGTGAGCAAGCGCACGCTGCTCAGGCACTTCGGTTCGAAGGACGGGCTCACGGACGCTGCCGTCGCCTTCGGGCAGGCGCGCGTCGCAGCGCAGCGGGCCGCTCCGCCGGGCGATGTGCCGCGGGCGCTCCGCCGGCTCGTTGCGCACTACGAGGAGCTTGGCGACAGCGTCATGCGGCTTCTCGCCGCGGAGGAGCGCCACGCGGCGGCCCGCCGCGTGACCGACGGCGGCAAGGCGCTGCACCGCCGCTGGGTCGAGGAGGTCTTTGCGCCGGACCTCGCGGGGCGCCATCGGTCCGACCGGGAGCTCCACGTCGCCGCGCTCGCTTCCGTCACGGACGTCTACCTATGGTCGCTCTTGCGGCGTCGCTACGGCTTGAGCTCGGAGAAGACTCGTCACGTCATGAGCGCGCTGGTGGAGCGCGTTCGCCAGGGGGTGTCATGA
- a CDS encoding radical SAM protein: MTRALGDDARQALMDAPRPRRRLPLAGFPSTASGAQGAHEPLAREARAVDASCKPIYAVWELTLKCDLQCRHCGSRAGLARPDELTTREAIELATELAALGVQEVALIGGEVYLHDGFVDVVREIRRLGMQCTVVTGGRGMTEERAARAAAAGVQSVAVSIDGAPTTHDRLRAHRGSFAAAAEALRRCRAAGMQVAGNTQINRLNMNELPQILALLTDVGAHGWQVQLTVPVGRAADEPEVILQPRDLLTLFPLLAELKVRCDAARIKLMPGNNIGYFGPYEGELRHFQPDAHQGSCAAGVLTVGIESNGDIKGCPSLPTDSWVGGNVREHSLRDIWERARALRHMRDRTASERWGYCATCYYGDTCQGGCTWMAAALFGRPGNNPYCHHRVLELARVGQHERVTRDGEAPGLPFDRAKWSLALEKLE, encoded by the coding sequence ATGACTCGCGCGCTTGGCGACGACGCGCGCCAGGCGCTCATGGATGCCCCGCGGCCGCGCCGCCGGCTGCCACTCGCAGGCTTTCCATCGACGGCGTCGGGCGCCCAAGGCGCCCACGAACCGCTCGCCCGCGAAGCCCGCGCGGTCGATGCTTCATGCAAGCCGATCTACGCGGTCTGGGAGCTAACGCTGAAGTGCGACTTGCAGTGCCGGCACTGCGGCTCGCGCGCCGGGCTCGCGCGGCCCGACGAGCTCACCACGCGCGAGGCCATCGAGCTCGCGACAGAGCTCGCCGCCCTGGGCGTTCAAGAGGTCGCGCTCATCGGCGGCGAGGTCTATCTCCACGATGGCTTCGTCGACGTGGTGCGAGAGATTCGGCGCCTCGGGATGCAGTGCACCGTCGTGACCGGCGGTCGCGGAATGACCGAGGAGCGCGCGGCCAGAGCGGCGGCCGCCGGCGTCCAAAGCGTCGCTGTCTCCATTGACGGCGCCCCCACGACTCACGACCGATTGCGCGCGCACCGGGGCTCGTTTGCTGCCGCCGCCGAGGCCCTTCGCCGCTGCCGCGCGGCCGGAATGCAGGTTGCCGGCAACACGCAGATCAATCGCCTCAACATGAACGAGCTGCCGCAGATCCTCGCGCTGCTCACCGACGTGGGCGCGCATGGGTGGCAGGTGCAGCTCACGGTTCCCGTCGGCCGCGCCGCCGATGAGCCTGAGGTGATCCTGCAACCGCGTGATCTGCTGACGCTGTTTCCGCTGCTCGCGGAGCTCAAGGTGCGATGCGACGCGGCGCGCATCAAGCTCATGCCCGGCAACAACATCGGCTATTTCGGTCCCTACGAGGGGGAGCTACGGCACTTTCAGCCGGACGCACACCAGGGCTCCTGCGCCGCCGGAGTCCTCACGGTAGGGATCGAGTCGAACGGCGACATCAAGGGCTGCCCATCGCTCCCCACGGACTCGTGGGTTGGAGGAAACGTCCGAGAGCATTCGCTTCGTGACATCTGGGAGCGCGCACGCGCCCTTCGCCACATGCGCGATCGAACGGCCAGTGAGCGCTGGGGCTATTGCGCCACTTGCTATTACGGCGACACCTGCCAGGGTGGTTGCACTTGGATGGCCGCCGCGCTCTTCGGACGCCCAGGCAACAATCCCTATTGCCACCATCGTGTGCTCGAACTCGCGCGCGTTGGGCAGCATGAGCGCGTGACGCGCGACGGCGAAGCCCCTGGGCTCCCCTTCGACCGCGCCAAGTGGAGCCTCGCGCTCGAGAAGCTCGAGTAG
- a CDS encoding putative DNA-binding domain-containing protein encodes MTTALLPTLETLRAMLVGDLSVSESAARLGLDLRSRDAMRLAIYRRSYLHNVGENMASLFPITKSIVVQVAGEAAWRELVLEVAKDHPPPQIRFGTSALVTVLEGRAAWLGLPPWLHELADLELAERVVFMSPDEAGSAIDGDGAGGATLADALTLRVYAYDVLDVRCSTEPTRASPRSRRVAVAIWRTREGRRRTKRVSEREVAVLRALYRGGGEAVAALRRPDETGLTDAVSSLIREGVILDSRRDLATRHLRDSFGARPRGRSAATSGQ; translated from the coding sequence TTGACCACAGCTCTGCTGCCGACGCTCGAGACATTGCGCGCGATGCTCGTGGGCGATCTCTCCGTTTCCGAGAGCGCGGCGCGCCTCGGCCTCGACCTCCGCTCGCGTGACGCCATGCGCCTCGCCATCTATCGACGCTCCTATCTGCACAACGTCGGCGAGAACATGGCGAGCCTCTTTCCCATCACGAAGTCCATCGTCGTGCAGGTTGCCGGCGAGGCAGCCTGGCGAGAGCTGGTCCTCGAGGTGGCGAAGGACCACCCGCCACCTCAGATTCGCTTTGGGACATCCGCCCTGGTGACGGTGCTAGAGGGGCGCGCGGCGTGGCTCGGCCTGCCGCCGTGGCTTCACGAGCTGGCCGATCTGGAGCTCGCCGAGCGGGTCGTGTTCATGTCACCCGACGAAGCCGGGTCGGCGATCGACGGCGACGGAGCTGGCGGTGCCACGCTTGCGGACGCGCTTACGCTCCGGGTCTACGCATACGATGTCCTCGACGTCCGTTGCTCCACCGAGCCGACGCGTGCCTCGCCGCGGTCGCGAAGGGTTGCCGTTGCCATTTGGCGAACCCGCGAAGGTCGGCGCAGAACGAAGCGCGTGTCGGAGCGGGAGGTCGCGGTGCTCCGGGCGCTCTACCGAGGAGGAGGCGAAGCCGTCGCAGCCTTGCGCAGACCTGACGAAACGGGCCTGACGGACGCCGTCTCTTCGCTGATCCGAGAGGGCGTGATCCTCGATTCGCGGCGAGACCTGGCGACTCGGCATCTTCGCGATTCGTTCGGGGCTCGGCCCCGCGGACGAAGCGCCGCCACAAGCGGCCAGTAA
- a CDS encoding DUF692 domain-containing protein translates to MVSGFGVGLRSEFLAELPKTERSVDWLEVIAENWTDVGGRLRRQLGACRERWAIVPHGVTMSVAGADPLSESLFTSVSRLCRELDAPFWSDHICCAVFGNAHVNDLLPVPSSDEALEYVIGRVRAAQAMTEVPLVFENPTYYVELPGRTMTDARFLSELVHATGVGLLLDVNNVYVNSRNHGFDPEEFVRSLPLNAVRQIHVAGHTVAVDVTIDTHIGPVPQPVWDLYRFTLQQAQRAIPTLIEWDSEIPSLDVVLDEVDRARAESALALESRRAAPEAA, encoded by the coding sequence ATGGTGAGCGGATTTGGCGTCGGTCTTCGCAGCGAGTTCCTCGCCGAGCTTCCAAAGACGGAACGTTCGGTCGATTGGCTCGAGGTCATCGCGGAAAACTGGACCGACGTCGGCGGCCGCCTGCGTCGGCAGCTCGGGGCCTGCCGGGAGCGTTGGGCCATCGTTCCCCATGGCGTCACCATGTCGGTGGCGGGGGCCGACCCGCTGAGCGAGTCACTCTTTACGAGCGTGAGTCGCTTGTGCCGGGAGCTCGACGCCCCCTTCTGGAGTGATCACATCTGCTGCGCCGTCTTCGGGAACGCGCACGTCAACGACCTCCTGCCGGTGCCCTCGTCCGACGAGGCCCTCGAGTACGTCATCGGACGCGTTCGCGCCGCCCAGGCCATGACCGAGGTGCCCCTCGTCTTCGAGAACCCGACCTACTACGTCGAGCTGCCAGGCCGCACCATGACCGATGCTCGGTTCCTAAGCGAGCTGGTGCACGCCACCGGCGTGGGACTCTTGCTCGATGTGAACAACGTCTACGTCAACAGCCGAAACCACGGCTTCGACCCGGAAGAGTTCGTGCGGTCGCTGCCGCTGAACGCCGTCCGGCAGATCCACGTGGCCGGGCACACCGTTGCCGTGGACGTCACCATCGATACGCACATCGGGCCGGTGCCGCAGCCCGTTTGGGACCTCTACCGCTTCACGCTGCAGCAGGCCCAGCGCGCCATTCCAACGCTCATCGAGTGGGACAGCGAAATCCCGTCCCTCGATGTGGTGCTGGACGAGGTCGACCGGGCGCGCGCCGAGTCAGCCCTCGCCTTGGAGTCGCGTCGCGCGGCGCCGGAGGCCGCTTGA